From one Actinomycetota bacterium genomic stretch:
- a CDS encoding AMP-binding protein, with amino-acid sequence GQEVSGEELREWCRGRIASFKIPRYWKFVEEFPMTVTGKVQKFKMREASVAELGLETAAGTRTA; translated from the coding sequence GGCCAGGAGGTCAGCGGCGAGGAGCTGCGCGAGTGGTGCCGGGGGCGGATCGCCAGCTTCAAGATCCCCCGCTACTGGAAGTTCGTGGAAGAGTTCCCCATGACCGTCACCGGCAAGGTGCAGAAGTTCAAGATGCGCGAGGCGTCGGTGGCCGAGCTCGGCCTGGAGACGGCCGCCGGGACAAGGACGGCCTAG